The following are encoded in a window of Malassezia japonica chromosome 7, complete sequence genomic DNA:
- the aat2 gene encoding aspartate transaminase (EggNog:ENOG503NUCS; COG:E): protein MTDPWVNVAQAPADAILELTVAFKNDKADKKVNLGVGAYRDETGKPWVLPAIRESKKLLLNDPEVDHEYLPIAGYAPYLKASGELLFGADASAVKENRLVTNQTISGSGANHIGAEFVSKFYQFPTDKKVIYVSKPTWPNHFAIMHAGGLETVEYRYYDEKTRGLDFEGLKASLRDAPDGSVVLLHACAHNPTGVDPNEAQWKELAELFKEKKLFAFFDCAYQGFASGDPVRDAFAVRYFESQKTIPMLVCQSYAKNAGLYGERIGALHVVVQKSEEVPKVQSQLNALQRSEISTCPAFGARLVANVLTKPELLEQWHKDIQTMAHRIIAMRKELYNLLVNKYKTPGTWNHIVDQTGMFSFLGLNTDQCDRLVKDGHIYLVKTSRISMAGLNPSNVDYVAQWIDQVVRDAKL from the exons ATGACGGATCCCTGGGTGAACGTGGCGCAGGCCCCTGCCGATGC CATTCTTGAGCTTACGGTTGCCTTTAAGAACGACAAGGCCGACAAAAAGGTGAATCTCGGTGTCGGTGCCTACCGTGACGAGACCGGCAAGCCGTGGGTGCTCCCCGCGATCCGCGAGTCGAAGAAGCTGCTGCTGAACGACCCCGAGGTGGACCACGAGTACCTCCCGATTGCCGGATATGCCCCCTACCTCAAGGCcagcggcgagctgctcttTGGCGCGGATGCGTCGGCCGTGAAGGAGAACCGCCTGGTGACGAACCAGACGATCAGCGGCTCTGGCGCGAACCACATCGGCGCCGAGTTCGTGTCCAAGTTCTACCAGTTCCCCACCGACAAAAAGGTGATCTACGTGTCGAAGCCGACGTGGCCGAACCACTTTGCGATCATGCACGCCGGCGGTCTCGAGACGGTCGAGTACCGCTACTACGACGAGAAGACCCGCGGCCTGGACTTTGAGGGTCTCAAGGCGTCGCTTCGCGATGCGCCCGACGGCAGTGtcgtgctgctgcacgcCTGTGCGCACAACCCCACCGGTGTGGACCCCAACGAGGCCCAGTGGAAGGAGCTTGCGGAGCTCTTCAAGGAGAAGAAGCTCTTTGCGTTCTTCGACTGTGCGTACCAGGGCTTTGCGTCGGGCGACcccgtgcgcgacgcgtttGCGGTGCGCTACTTTGAGTCGCAAAAGACGATCCCGATGCTCGTCTGCCAGAGCTACGCCAAGAACGCGGGCCTGTACGGCGAGCGTATCGGCGCtctgcacgtcgtcgtgcaAAAGTCGGAGGAGGTGCCCAAGGTGCAGAGCCAGCTgaacgcgctgcagcgcagcgagatCAGTACCTGCCCCGCCTTTGgtgcgcgcctcgttgcCAATGTCCTCACGAAGCCCgaactgctcgagcagtGGCACAAGGACATCCAGACGATGGCGCACCGTATCATTGCCatgcgcaaggagctctACAACCTGCTTGTGAACAAGTACAAGACCCCTGGCACCTGGAACCACATTGTGGACCAGACCGGTATGTTCTCGTTCCTGGGCCTGAACACGGACCAGTGCGACCGCCTGGTGAAGGACGGCCACATTTACCTGGTCAAGACGTCGCGTATTAGCATGGCGGGCCTGAACCCCAGCAACGTCGACTATGTCGCGCAGTGGATCGACCAGGTGGTCCGCGACGCGAAGCTGTAG
- a CDS encoding uncharacterized protein (EggNog:ENOG503NVMP; BUSCO:EOG092645L9; COG:B) has translation MAVRPAFLQVLLSRRVVRRAEAERLHAAVARALNQESSFEHDIEAANADLARISLEIRACNDPKTGEAFLLLVNTKGDALAEIATPYSAVELVYIKSVIEAIVTAPDARFAIPSTAALQLAPQAQLTKRAASDLLQNLEQRSWLQLSRTTGHYTLTLRALNELDAYIRNEFEEHVLECAACFALVTHGEQCATDGCRGALHTACKQWLQGGKRPCPLCQAPWHATSIGEA, from the exons ATGGCGGTCCGCCCGGCGTTCCTGCAAGTGTTGctctcgcggcgcgtcgtgcggcgcgccgaggcggagcggctgcacgcggccgtcgcgcgcgcactGAATCAGGAGTCGAGTTTCGAGCACGATATCGAGGCCGCGAACGCGGACCTCGCACGGATCAGCCTCGAAATTCGCGCGTGCAACGACCCAAAGACCGGCGAGGCGTTCCTCCTGCTGGTGAATACCaagggcgacgcgctcgccgagatcgcgACGCCGTACTCGGCGGTGGAGCTCGTGTATATCAAGTCTGTC ATCGAGGCGATCGTCacggcgcccgacgcgcgcttcgccaTTCCCTccaccgccgcgctgcagctcgcgccgcaggcgcagctcaccaagcgcgccgcgtccgactTGCTCCAGaacctcgagcagcgcagctGGCTGCAGCTCTCGCGGACGACGGGGCACTATACCCTGACGCTACGTGCGCTcaacgagctcgacgcgtacATCCGCAACGAGTTTGAGGAGCACGTCCTggagtgcgccgcgtgcttTGCCCTCGTCACGCACGGCGAGCAGTGCGCGACAGACgggtgccgcggcgcgctgcacaccGCCTGCAAGCAGTGGCTGCAGGGGGGCAAGCGGCCGTGCCCGCTGTGCCAAGCGCCGTGGCACGCAACGTCCATAGGGGAGGCGTAG